From a single Macrobrachium rosenbergii isolate ZJJX-2024 chromosome 9, ASM4041242v1, whole genome shotgun sequence genomic region:
- the LOC136841520 gene encoding ctenidin-1-like, which produces MRVLLVVLLAALAAAEQQKRSADPGHRFGGFGGFGHGFGGRGLGFGRYGGFGHGGFGHGGFGHGGFGGFGHGGFGRGLFLGHGGGHGGHYIGKREAQPEAEPEAKADPEPGYLHGGHGFGHGFGGFGGGFGGFGGGFGHGHGHGHGHGGHGHTVEYSVSYPIYEVVHYPIYGHSHGHGHGHGHGHGYGYGW; this is translated from the exons ATGAGAGTATTG CTTGTAGTCCTGTTGGCAGCCCTTGCGGCCGCAGAGCAGCAGAAGCGTTCAGCCGATCCTGGACACAGATTCGGAGGCTTCGGAGGCTTTGGGCACGGATTCGGAGGTCGCGGACTCGGCTTCGGCCGTTACGGTGGCTTCGGACACGGGGGTTTCGGACACGGAGGCTTCGGACACGGTGGTTTCGGTGGTTTCGGACACGGCGGATTCGGCCGAGGCCTCTTCTTGGGACATGGCGGAGGACACGGCGGCCACTACATCGGAAAACGCGAGGCCCAACCTGAAGCTGAGCCTGAAGCCAAGGCAGATCCCGAACCCGGTTACTTACATGGCGGCCACGGCTTCGGTCACGGATTCGGTGGATTCGGAGGCGGATTCGGCGGATTCGGAGGCGGATTCGGTCACGGGCACGGGCACGGGCATGGCCACGGCGGTCACGGACACACCGTCGAGTACAGCGTCAGTTATCCCATTTACGAGGTCGTCCATTATCCAATCTACGGTCACAGCCACGGACACGGACACGGACACGGACACGGACACGGTTACGGATACGGATGGTAa